The DNA window CAGGCAGGGCAGGGGAGTAAGGACAGACGACATGGTTACTCCCTGGCGACGGGGGTGAGTTGCACACGGACCAGTTCCTGCTTCCGCTTGACGAGCAGTTCGATCGACTCGCCCGGCTTCAGCTGGGCGGCCGCCTTTTGGAAATCACTCACGCTGCGCACGGTTTTTCCGGCCACCGAAACGACCAGGTCGTCCGGTTTCAAACCGGCCCGGGCGGCCGGTCCGTCCGGCGACAAGCGATCGATATAGGCCGGCGCACTGCGTCCTGACAGCGTGAACAACCGCAGGCCCAGGTCCGGCTCCGCCATCGACGCAGGACGGGCGGCGACCGCGGGCTTCTCTTCGACAAAGCGCTGTAACTGCTCGACCGGCACCGCGTAGTTCAGCCGCACGCCGGTCGTTTTGCTCTCCACCACCTTGCCGATCATGCCGGCCAGGCGGCCTTCAATCGTCACGACCGCGCCGCCTGCCGCGCCGGGGTTGCTGGTGACCGCATCGATCAGCAGCACCTCGCCGGCGAACGTTCCGTCGCCTTGCTGGGCTTCGAGCGTCGTCCGCAGGCTGATCACCCCCAGGTTCACGCCCAGCGGCTCGTCTCCTTCGGCCACTTTGAATGCGTTGCTGACGGCCAGCACCCAGTCCCCCTGTTCGCCAACGGGCTCGGGAGACAGCGTAAAGAACCGCGGCGTATCGGCCGGAATTTTGAGCAGGGCCAGTTGCTGTTCGCGACTGCGACGAAGGACTTCCGCCTCGTGCTGGGCGCCGTCGGGCAGGACGACACGAATCCGCTGCCCCGACAGATACACGCCCTGCGGCGCCAGGATCTGACCGTCGTGCGACACGACAATCCCGCTGGCGTAACCGGCGATATTACCGATGCCGGCGCCATAAATCTTCACCGTTCGCTGCTGCGCCAGCACGGCCGCTTTGTGGAACGGCCCGTCCTCCGCGACCGCAGATAACGGAGCGGCCAGGCAAACGGAGATCAGTACGGCCCATGTTTCCCGTCCCAGCCGCAGGTGTTGCGGGTTGAGGTGCGTACTATTCTTGGGGCGCGGCGAATGTCGCATCGTTGACCTCCTTGAGAACCAGGCA is part of the Lignipirellula cremea genome and encodes:
- a CDS encoding S1C family serine protease codes for the protein MRHSPRPKNSTHLNPQHLRLGRETWAVLISVCLAAPLSAVAEDGPFHKAAVLAQQRTVKIYGAGIGNIAGYASGIVVSHDGQILAPQGVYLSGQRIRVVLPDGAQHEAEVLRRSREQQLALLKIPADTPRFFTLSPEPVGEQGDWVLAVSNAFKVAEGDEPLGVNLGVISLRTTLEAQQGDGTFAGEVLLIDAVTSNPGAAGGAVVTIEGRLAGMIGKVVESKTTGVRLNYAVPVEQLQRFVEEKPAVAARPASMAEPDLGLRLFTLSGRSAPAYIDRLSPDGPAARAGLKPDDLVVSVAGKTVRSVSDFQKAAAQLKPGESIELLVKRKQELVRVQLTPVARE